In a single window of the Octopus sinensis linkage group LG1, ASM634580v1, whole genome shotgun sequence genome:
- the LOC115216277 gene encoding carbohydrate sulfotransferase 10-like isoform X3, giving the protein MVLRFGQIRRFIGLKRLIITLLLIMSLYGLSIAGLLGYPLTVLQLPSRWLSKIIPGSATIPTEFSNTYQLKLRETINSKLFQTNPIKEKQQTKAPHLLSKGLKFSRNLAKKRPGLFSLIATREQNFKRKQLLNGQCQRHGVRRPPFHYLMLVNHQHKMVFCYIPKVGCTFFKRLMLILKGKYQNGSSPYDIAPTKIHTLRMNTFSIRSSENAAVLKAYKKVVFVRDPYSRLFSGYLDKIFLPQQNFKTLSTYIIKTFRKSVVKNSSIICPVDITFEEFLRYVIHSNLKKVKKNYHFGMMHDLCGTCYIKYDIIGKLDTFVPDLNLMFEEIGEGHRMSAKNMVTERVGDDLTVVVEHAFHKKNNTCMDFSQILRRTWRRAQIRGFVSMDLDFPFTNNQTLFVTKQEFLDTIKDASLVSKNDKSLKVIKNEAMSYAYSTVPMDVLDQLEVLLKDDCLQFGYDTRPKHVFEANQRTWNFNYFNV; this is encoded by the exons gGCTTTTAGGCTACCCGCTCACAGTTTTACAGTTGCCCAGCAGATGGTTATCGaag ATCATTCCAGGATCGGCGACAATTCCAACAGAGTTTTCTAACACATATCAACTGAAGCTCAGGGAAACAATTAATAGCAAATTGTTTCAAACAAATCCCATCAAggagaaacaacaaacaaaagcacCACATTTACTATCAAAAGGTCttaaattttcaagaaatttagCCAAAAAAAGACCAGGGCTATTTTCATTGATCGCAACGAGAGAGCAAAACTTTAAACGGAAACAATTACTAAATGGTCAGTGTCAGCGACATGGTGTCAGACGCCCTCCGTTTCATTATCTGATGCTTGTGAACCACCAACATAAAATGGTATTCTGCTACATCCCTAAAGTTGGCTGCACATTCTTTAAACGCCTTATGTTGATTCTCAAAGGGAAATATCAGAATGGTTCTAGTCCGTATGATATAGCACCAACCAAAATACACACGTTGCGAATGAATACCTTTTCGATTCGTTCCAGTGAAAATGCCGCAGTCTTGAAGGCTTACAAGAAAGTAGTTTTTGTTCGGGATCCTTATTCACGCCTTTTTTCAGGTTATCTCGACAAAATTTTCTTGccacaacaaaattttaaaacccTGAGTACTTATATTATTAAAACTTTCAGGAAAAGTGTGGTTAAAAATTCAAGTATTATATGTCCTGTTGATATaacttttgaagaatttttgcGTTATGTCATCCATTCAAAtctgaagaaagtaaaaaaaaattatcattttggtATGATGCATGATCTGTGTGGTACCTGTTATATCAAGTATGATATCATAGGGAAACTCGATACTTTTGTCCCTGATTTGAATTTAATGTTTGAAGAAATTGGTGAAGGTCATAGAATGTCAGCCAAAAATATGGTAACTGAGAGAGTTGGAGATGATCTTACAGTTGTCGTTGAGCACGCCTTTCATAAGAAGAATAATACATGTATGGATTTCTCGCAA ATTTTGCGCCGCACATGGCGAAGAGCTCAGATTCGAGGATTCGTCAGTATGGATTTAGATTTCCCTTTTACCAATAACCAGACATTATTTGTAACTAAACAAGAATTTTTAGATACTATTAAAGATGCCAGTCTGGTTTCAAAAAATGATAAAAGTTTAAAAGTCATCAAAAATGAAGCAATGTCTTACGCTTATAGTACAGTACCAATGGATGTTTTAGATCAGTTAGAGGTTCTTCTAAAAGATGACTGTTTACAATTTGGATACGACACAAGGCCAAAACATGTATTCGAAGCCAATCAACGAACAtggaattttaattattttaatgtttga